In one window of Nerophis ophidion isolate RoL-2023_Sa linkage group LG05, RoL_Noph_v1.0, whole genome shotgun sequence DNA:
- the gabrp gene encoding gamma-aminobutyric acid receptor subunit pi yields the protein MFIQLHTPVILAMTFTLCACMYPGNHWGEWNDSQLLPTIQKLMKGYNRYLRPNFNEGPVEIGMSLDIASIDAISEINMDYTATIFLRQRWRDSRLVFPGNESVSVDGRLVSLLWIPDTFIPDSKRSFLHDVTVENRLIRIFSNGTVLYALRITATIACNMDLTKYPMDRQVCTLQLESWGYNLQDVVFYWTRGNDSVKGLDTLRLAQYSVESYYTSVSEAVYETGQYPKLVLHFALRRNVLFFILETYVPSTLLVVLSWVSFWISQSSVPARTCIGVTTVLTMTTLMMGARTSLRNANCFIKAIDVYLGICFTFIFGALLEYACAHFYTMQHQTIEDLHRELAREFNESSGNGSVPIARYSHPKNCLEAGPSAEEPAQQSAKIGTQTTGEPEEEKPDQGCLLSVKDASKRVVSIFIVENPHNIDRHARTVFPTAFLFVNILYWLYYLFF from the exons ATGTTCATCCAGCTGCACACGCCAGTGATCCTGGCCATGACCTTCACACTCTG TGCTTGTATGTATCCTGGCAATCATTGGGGGGAATGGAACGACTCCCAGCTTCTGCCGACCATTCAAAAACTAATGAAAGGATACAACCGCTACCTGAGACCCAATTTCAATG AAGGTCCGGTGGAAATTGGCATGAGTCTTGACATCGCAAGCATCGATGCCATCTCTGAAATCAATATG GACTACACAGCAACAATTTTCCTCCGCCAGCGCTGGCGTGATTCCAGGCTGGTGTTCCCAGGGAATGAGAGCGTCAGCGTGGATGGACGCCTGGTGTCGCTGCTCTGGATCCCGGACACTTTCATTCCAGACTCCAAGCGATCATTCCTGCATGACGTGACGGTGGAGAACCGCCTCATACGCATCTTTAGTAACGGGACGGTTCTCTATGCACTCCG CATCACAGCCACAATCGCCTGCAACATGGACCTGACCAAATACCCCATGGACAGGCAGGTGTGCACCTTGCAGCTAGAGAGCT GGGGCTACAACCTGCAGGATGTTGTGTTTTACTGGACCAGAGGGAATGATTCAGTGAAGGGTCTGGACACTCTGCGGCTGGCTCAGTACAGTGTGGAGAGCTACTACACGTCTGTGTCAGAAGCTGTTTATGAGACTG gaCAATACCCCAAGCTGGTGCTGCATTTTGCACTGCGCAGAAATGTGTTGTTCTTCATCTTGGAGACATATGTTCCTTCCACTCTGCTGGTTGTGCTTTCTTGGGTCTCATTCTGGATCAGCCAGTCTTCTGTACCTGCCAGGACCTGCATTG GCGTGACAACAGTCCTCACAATGACCACTCTGATGATGGGCGCTCGCACTTCCCTCCGCAACGCCAACTGCTTCATCAAGGCCATAGACGTCTACCTGGGCATTTGCTTCACCTTCATCTTTGGCGCCCTGCTGGAGTACGCCTGTGCACACTTCTACACGATGCAACACCAGACCATAGAGGATCTACACCGG GAACTTGCAAGAGAGTTCAATGAGTCCAGCGGAAATGGCTCCGTCCCCATCGCCCGCTACAGCCATCCAAAGAATTGCCTGGAAGCGGGCCCCTCCGCCGAGGAACCTGCACAACAGTCAGCCAAAATTGGCACGCAGACCACCGGTGAACCCGAGGAGGAGAAGCCGGATCAAGGCTGCCTGTTATCAGTGAAGGACGCATCAAAGAGGGTGGTGTCCATCTTCATCGTGGAAAACCCACACAACATTGATCGGCATGCCCGTACCGTTTTCCCCACGGCGTTTCTGTTTGTCAATATTCTCTACTGGCTTTATTATCTCTTTTTTTGA